From Megalobrama amblycephala isolate DHTTF-2021 linkage group LG24, ASM1881202v1, whole genome shotgun sequence, the proteins below share one genomic window:
- the b4galt3 gene encoding beta-1,4-galactosyltransferase 3 isoform X4, translating into MVCCGRALDSPCTLALLVGFQFAFVLYFSLGGFRGLVSVLVHSTEPEIDYSRPHDVYTNLTSLLLHHPGPSGPEQQLRDCTLPSPLLVGPVSVHLSSPPSLEEIKEKNPLVTLGGHYRPPDCEPRHHTAIVVPYRNRQTHLRALLYHLHPFLQRQQVHYGIYIVHQSGNSTFNRAKLLNVGVREALKEEDWSCIFLHDVDLLPENDHNTYTCHPQYPTHLSVAMDKFRYRVRLSGMKIMRPPLAIGHYKMIKHKGDRGNEQNPRRFDLLKRTRLNWRSDGLNSLTYELLSKELEPLYTNLSVNIGDDPHHPTLKAPPRKSQPQPAPTNKTKTEKVGVAITNSTKVEPTHLKASNESSSVVKKAPVKQEVG; encoded by the exons ATGGTGTGCTGTGGTCGAGCGCTGGACTCCCCCTGCACTCTGGCTCTGTTGGTGGGCTTCCAGTTTGCGTTTGTCCTGTACTTCTCTCTGGGAGGCTTTCGTGGCCTAGTGTCTGTTTTGGTTCATTCCACCGAGCCTGAGATTGACTACTCTCGACCGCATGACGTCTACACCAACCTCACCTCTCTGCTGCTCCACCATCCAGGACCCAGTGGACCAGAACAGCAGCTCAGGGATTGTACACTGCCCTCTCCACTGCTGG TGGGTCCTGTTTCTGTCCACCTCTCCTCACCCCCCTCCCTAGAGGAGATAAAAGAGAAGAACCCCTTGGTGACCTTAGGGGGTCATTACCGCCCACCAGACTGTGAGCCACGGCACCACACAGCCATCGTGGTCCCCTACCGGAACCGCCAGACCCACCTCCGCGCCCTCCTCTACCATCTGCACCCCTTTTTGCAGCGCCAGCAGGTCCACTACGGCATTTACATTGTGCACCAG TCAGGGAACTCCACGTTTAACCGAGCAAAGTTGCTGAATGTTGGAGTGCGAGAGGCGCTGAAAGAGGAGGACTGGAGCTGTATTTTCCTGCATGACGTCGACCTGCTACCTGAGAATGACCACAATACCTACACCTGCCACCCCCAGTATCCTACGCACCTCTCCGTGGCTATGGACAAGTTCAGATACAG AGTCCGTCTCTCTGGGATGAAGATAATGCGTCCCCCTTTGGCCATTGGTCATTATAAGATGATCAAACATAAAGGAGATCGGGGTAACGAGCAGAACCCGAGAAG GTTTGATTTGCTGAAGCGCACAAGGCTGAACTGGCGCTCAGATGGACTGAACTCACTGACTTATGAGCTCCTGTCCAAAGAGTTGGAGCCATTGTACACCAATTTGTCTGTCAACATTGGGGATGATCCACACCATCCCACTTTGAAGGCTCCTCCCCGGAAGTCACAGCCACAACCTGCTCCAACTAACaagactaaaactgaaaaagtgGGTGTGGCCATCACTAATTCCACAAAAGTAGAGCCCACCCACTTGAAAGCCAGTAATGAAAGTTCAAGTGTTGTTAAAAAAGCTCCTGTGAAGCAAGAAGTAGGATGA
- the b4galt3 gene encoding beta-1,4-galactosyltransferase 3 isoform X1 translates to MVCCGRALDSPCTLALLVGFQFAFVLYFSLGGFRGLVSVLVHSTEPEIDYSRPHDVYTNLTSLLLHHPGPSGPEQQLRDCTLPSPLLVGPVSVHLSSPPSLEEIKEKNPLVTLGGHYRPPDCEPRHHTAIVVPYRNRQTHLRALLYHLHPFLQRQQVHYGIYIVHQSGNSTFNRAKLLNVGVREALKEEDWSCIFLHDVDLLPENDHNTYTCHPQYPTHLSVAMDKFRYRLPYSQYFGGVSAVTPEQYLKMNGFPNQYWGWGGEDDDIAARHRRDQVRLSGMKIMRPPLAIGHYKMIKHKGDRGNEQNPRRFDLLKRTRLNWRSDGLNSLTYELLSKELEPLYTNLSVNIGDDPHHPTLKAPPRKSQPQPAPTNKTKTEKVGVAITNSTKVEPTHLKASNESSSVVKKAPVKQEVG, encoded by the exons ATGGTGTGCTGTGGTCGAGCGCTGGACTCCCCCTGCACTCTGGCTCTGTTGGTGGGCTTCCAGTTTGCGTTTGTCCTGTACTTCTCTCTGGGAGGCTTTCGTGGCCTAGTGTCTGTTTTGGTTCATTCCACCGAGCCTGAGATTGACTACTCTCGACCGCATGACGTCTACACCAACCTCACCTCTCTGCTGCTCCACCATCCAGGACCCAGTGGACCAGAACAGCAGCTCAGGGATTGTACACTGCCCTCTCCACTGCTGG TGGGTCCTGTTTCTGTCCACCTCTCCTCACCCCCCTCCCTAGAGGAGATAAAAGAGAAGAACCCCTTGGTGACCTTAGGGGGTCATTACCGCCCACCAGACTGTGAGCCACGGCACCACACAGCCATCGTGGTCCCCTACCGGAACCGCCAGACCCACCTCCGCGCCCTCCTCTACCATCTGCACCCCTTTTTGCAGCGCCAGCAGGTCCACTACGGCATTTACATTGTGCACCAG TCAGGGAACTCCACGTTTAACCGAGCAAAGTTGCTGAATGTTGGAGTGCGAGAGGCGCTGAAAGAGGAGGACTGGAGCTGTATTTTCCTGCATGACGTCGACCTGCTACCTGAGAATGACCACAATACCTACACCTGCCACCCCCAGTATCCTACGCACCTCTCCGTGGCTATGGACAAGTTCAGATACAG GCTTCCATACTCTCAGTACTTCGGAGGGGTGTCTGCTGTAACTCCAGAGCAGTACCTTAAAATGAACGGCTTTCCGAACCAGTATTGGGGCTGGGGAGGGGAGGACGATGACATCGCAGCTCG CCACAGGAGGGACCA AGTCCGTCTCTCTGGGATGAAGATAATGCGTCCCCCTTTGGCCATTGGTCATTATAAGATGATCAAACATAAAGGAGATCGGGGTAACGAGCAGAACCCGAGAAG GTTTGATTTGCTGAAGCGCACAAGGCTGAACTGGCGCTCAGATGGACTGAACTCACTGACTTATGAGCTCCTGTCCAAAGAGTTGGAGCCATTGTACACCAATTTGTCTGTCAACATTGGGGATGATCCACACCATCCCACTTTGAAGGCTCCTCCCCGGAAGTCACAGCCACAACCTGCTCCAACTAACaagactaaaactgaaaaagtgGGTGTGGCCATCACTAATTCCACAAAAGTAGAGCCCACCCACTTGAAAGCCAGTAATGAAAGTTCAAGTGTTGTTAAAAAAGCTCCTGTGAAGCAAGAAGTAGGATGA
- the b4galt3 gene encoding beta-1,4-galactosyltransferase 3 isoform X3 produces the protein MVCCGRALDSPCTLALLVGFQFAFVLYFSLGGFRGLVSVLVHSTEPEIDYSRPHDVYTNLTSLLLHHPGPSGPEQQLRDCTLPSPLLVGPVSVHLSSPPSLEEIKEKNPLVTLGGHYRPPDCEPRHHTAIVVPYRNRQTHLRALLYHLHPFLQRQQSGNSTFNRAKLLNVGVREALKEEDWSCIFLHDVDLLPENDHNTYTCHPQYPTHLSVAMDKFRYRLPYSQYFGGVSAVTPEQYLKMNGFPNQYWGWGGEDDDIAARHRRDQVRLSGMKIMRPPLAIGHYKMIKHKGDRGNEQNPRRFDLLKRTRLNWRSDGLNSLTYELLSKELEPLYTNLSVNIGDDPHHPTLKAPPRKSQPQPAPTNKTKTEKVGVAITNSTKVEPTHLKASNESSSVVKKAPVKQEVG, from the exons ATGGTGTGCTGTGGTCGAGCGCTGGACTCCCCCTGCACTCTGGCTCTGTTGGTGGGCTTCCAGTTTGCGTTTGTCCTGTACTTCTCTCTGGGAGGCTTTCGTGGCCTAGTGTCTGTTTTGGTTCATTCCACCGAGCCTGAGATTGACTACTCTCGACCGCATGACGTCTACACCAACCTCACCTCTCTGCTGCTCCACCATCCAGGACCCAGTGGACCAGAACAGCAGCTCAGGGATTGTACACTGCCCTCTCCACTGCTGG TGGGTCCTGTTTCTGTCCACCTCTCCTCACCCCCCTCCCTAGAGGAGATAAAAGAGAAGAACCCCTTGGTGACCTTAGGGGGTCATTACCGCCCACCAGACTGTGAGCCACGGCACCACACAGCCATCGTGGTCCCCTACCGGAACCGCCAGACCCACCTCCGCGCCCTCCTCTACCATCTGCACCCCTTTTTGCAGCGCCAGCAG TCAGGGAACTCCACGTTTAACCGAGCAAAGTTGCTGAATGTTGGAGTGCGAGAGGCGCTGAAAGAGGAGGACTGGAGCTGTATTTTCCTGCATGACGTCGACCTGCTACCTGAGAATGACCACAATACCTACACCTGCCACCCCCAGTATCCTACGCACCTCTCCGTGGCTATGGACAAGTTCAGATACAG GCTTCCATACTCTCAGTACTTCGGAGGGGTGTCTGCTGTAACTCCAGAGCAGTACCTTAAAATGAACGGCTTTCCGAACCAGTATTGGGGCTGGGGAGGGGAGGACGATGACATCGCAGCTCG CCACAGGAGGGACCA AGTCCGTCTCTCTGGGATGAAGATAATGCGTCCCCCTTTGGCCATTGGTCATTATAAGATGATCAAACATAAAGGAGATCGGGGTAACGAGCAGAACCCGAGAAG GTTTGATTTGCTGAAGCGCACAAGGCTGAACTGGCGCTCAGATGGACTGAACTCACTGACTTATGAGCTCCTGTCCAAAGAGTTGGAGCCATTGTACACCAATTTGTCTGTCAACATTGGGGATGATCCACACCATCCCACTTTGAAGGCTCCTCCCCGGAAGTCACAGCCACAACCTGCTCCAACTAACaagactaaaactgaaaaagtgGGTGTGGCCATCACTAATTCCACAAAAGTAGAGCCCACCCACTTGAAAGCCAGTAATGAAAGTTCAAGTGTTGTTAAAAAAGCTCCTGTGAAGCAAGAAGTAGGATGA
- the b4galt3 gene encoding beta-1,4-galactosyltransferase 3 isoform X2: MVCCGRALDSPCTLALLVGFQFAFVLYFSLGGFRGLVSVLVHSTEPEIDYSRPHDVYTNLTSLLLHHPGPSGPEQQLRDCTLPSPLLVGPVSVHLSSPPSLEEIKEKNPLVTLGGHYRPPDCEPRHHTAIVVPYRNRQTHLRALLYHLHPFLQRQQVHYGIYIVHQSGNSTFNRAKLLNVGVREALKEEDWSCIFLHDVDLLPENDHNTYTCHPQYPTHLSVAMDKFRYRLPYSQYFGGVSAVTPEQYLKMNGFPNQYWGWGGEDDDIAARVRLSGMKIMRPPLAIGHYKMIKHKGDRGNEQNPRRFDLLKRTRLNWRSDGLNSLTYELLSKELEPLYTNLSVNIGDDPHHPTLKAPPRKSQPQPAPTNKTKTEKVGVAITNSTKVEPTHLKASNESSSVVKKAPVKQEVG; encoded by the exons ATGGTGTGCTGTGGTCGAGCGCTGGACTCCCCCTGCACTCTGGCTCTGTTGGTGGGCTTCCAGTTTGCGTTTGTCCTGTACTTCTCTCTGGGAGGCTTTCGTGGCCTAGTGTCTGTTTTGGTTCATTCCACCGAGCCTGAGATTGACTACTCTCGACCGCATGACGTCTACACCAACCTCACCTCTCTGCTGCTCCACCATCCAGGACCCAGTGGACCAGAACAGCAGCTCAGGGATTGTACACTGCCCTCTCCACTGCTGG TGGGTCCTGTTTCTGTCCACCTCTCCTCACCCCCCTCCCTAGAGGAGATAAAAGAGAAGAACCCCTTGGTGACCTTAGGGGGTCATTACCGCCCACCAGACTGTGAGCCACGGCACCACACAGCCATCGTGGTCCCCTACCGGAACCGCCAGACCCACCTCCGCGCCCTCCTCTACCATCTGCACCCCTTTTTGCAGCGCCAGCAGGTCCACTACGGCATTTACATTGTGCACCAG TCAGGGAACTCCACGTTTAACCGAGCAAAGTTGCTGAATGTTGGAGTGCGAGAGGCGCTGAAAGAGGAGGACTGGAGCTGTATTTTCCTGCATGACGTCGACCTGCTACCTGAGAATGACCACAATACCTACACCTGCCACCCCCAGTATCCTACGCACCTCTCCGTGGCTATGGACAAGTTCAGATACAG GCTTCCATACTCTCAGTACTTCGGAGGGGTGTCTGCTGTAACTCCAGAGCAGTACCTTAAAATGAACGGCTTTCCGAACCAGTATTGGGGCTGGGGAGGGGAGGACGATGACATCGCAGCTCG AGTCCGTCTCTCTGGGATGAAGATAATGCGTCCCCCTTTGGCCATTGGTCATTATAAGATGATCAAACATAAAGGAGATCGGGGTAACGAGCAGAACCCGAGAAG GTTTGATTTGCTGAAGCGCACAAGGCTGAACTGGCGCTCAGATGGACTGAACTCACTGACTTATGAGCTCCTGTCCAAAGAGTTGGAGCCATTGTACACCAATTTGTCTGTCAACATTGGGGATGATCCACACCATCCCACTTTGAAGGCTCCTCCCCGGAAGTCACAGCCACAACCTGCTCCAACTAACaagactaaaactgaaaaagtgGGTGTGGCCATCACTAATTCCACAAAAGTAGAGCCCACCCACTTGAAAGCCAGTAATGAAAGTTCAAGTGTTGTTAAAAAAGCTCCTGTGAAGCAAGAAGTAGGATGA
- the cfap126 gene encoding LOW QUALITY PROTEIN: protein Flattop (The sequence of the model RefSeq protein was modified relative to this genomic sequence to represent the inferred CDS: deleted 1 base in 1 codon) — protein sequence MSTSYSANQYESAFRSQKLQNWTIPKHFKERPSAAEGHTTFIATDRGHLLPGLRKKSGSAWPAFQGTWDLPRQIPPASINPTARSQEGQDRLRTWGRIKFATNQAHEPINRSTHNVLENINVEQPAEESEIPVSDPDQNERPKSQNSQDKSRPTSQQAQSNPVNLHENQVQSRPGSHHSQQAPSRPATQESQAELRPPTQNSRPASQ from the exons ATGTCGACTAGTTACTCTGCAAACCAG TATGAAAGCGCCTTTAGGTCG CAAAAGCTCCAGAATTGGACCATCCCAAAACATTTCAAGGAG AGACCATCAGCAGCAGAAGGCCACACTACATTTATAGCCACAGACCGTGGTCATCTTCTACCTGGTCTGAGAAAAAAG AGTGGAAGTGCATGGCCAGCATTCCAAGGCACATGGGATTTACCTCGCCAAATCCCCCCTGCTTCCATAAACCCCACTGCCCGCTCACAAGAGGGACAGGATCGCCTCCGGACCTGGGGAAGGATTAAATTTGCCACAAATCAGGCTCATGAGCCTATCAACAGATCCACTCACAATGTGTTG GAAAACATAAATGTGGAACAGCCTGCTGAAGAGTCAGAAATACCTGTGAGTGACCCAGACCAAAATGAGAGGCCCAAATCACAGAATAGCCAAGATAAGTCTAGACCAACTAGCCAACAAGCCCAGTCTAACCCAGTAAATCTTCATGAAAACCAAGTGCAGTCTAGACCAGGAAGTCACCACAGCCAACAGGCTCCATCCAGACCAGCCACTCAGGAAAGCCAAGCTGAGTTGAGACCACCAACCCAAAACAGCAGACCCGCATCTCAGTAG